One genomic region from Anabaena sp. PCC 7108 encodes:
- the prfC gene encoding peptide chain release factor 3, with the protein MSTEIENELLEAVELRRNFAIISHPDAGKTTLTEKLLLYGGAIHEAGAVKARRAQRKATSDWMAMEQQRGISITSTVLQFVYRNCQINLLDTPGHQDFSEDTYRTLAAADNAVMLIDAAKGLEPQTRKLFEVCKLRGIPIFTFVNKLDRPGREPLELLDEIEQELGLQTYAVNWPIGMGDRFKGVFDRHQQQIHLFERSSHGSKEARDTIIELGDRSIEELLEQSLYHQLKDELELLEGAGGDLDLELVHQGKMTPVFFGSAMTNFGVELFLKYFLDYALKPGTHSSSVGEVPPSYPEFSGFVFKLQANMDPKHRDRVAFVRVCTGKFEKDMTVNHARTGKVVRLSRPQKLFAQERESIDVAYPGDVIGLNNPGVFAIGDTIYTGQKLEYEGIPYFSPELFATLRNPNPSKFKQFQKGVSELREEGAVQIMYSTDEAKRDPILAAVGQLQFEVVQFRLQNEYGVETILDLLPYSVARWVEGGWEALNQVGRLFNTTTVKDSMGRPVLLFRNEWNCQQLEGDHPELNLSAIAPVFSSQNTVL; encoded by the coding sequence ATGTCCACAGAAATTGAAAATGAATTGTTAGAAGCAGTGGAATTACGTCGCAATTTTGCGATTATTTCTCATCCTGATGCTGGTAAAACTACCCTAACTGAAAAGCTATTATTATACGGAGGTGCAATTCACGAAGCAGGGGCAGTGAAAGCACGCAGAGCGCAGCGGAAGGCGACTTCTGACTGGATGGCAATGGAACAACAACGGGGTATTTCCATTACTTCCACTGTATTGCAATTTGTCTACCGCAATTGTCAAATTAATTTACTAGACACTCCTGGACACCAAGATTTTAGTGAAGACACCTATCGAACTTTAGCAGCAGCTGATAATGCGGTGATGCTGATAGATGCTGCGAAAGGATTGGAACCTCAAACCCGGAAACTATTTGAAGTGTGTAAACTCAGAGGTATTCCGATTTTTACATTTGTCAATAAACTCGACCGTCCGGGACGAGAACCTTTAGAACTTTTGGATGAGATTGAGCAAGAATTGGGATTACAGACTTATGCGGTGAATTGGCCGATAGGAATGGGCGATCGCTTTAAAGGTGTTTTTGATCGCCACCAACAGCAAATCCATCTCTTTGAACGTAGCTCCCACGGCAGCAAAGAAGCCCGTGATACCATCATCGAATTAGGCGATCGCTCAATTGAAGAATTACTAGAACAAAGCCTTTACCATCAGCTTAAAGACGAGTTAGAGCTATTAGAAGGGGCAGGAGGAGACTTAGATTTAGAGTTAGTCCATCAAGGAAAAATGACTCCTGTGTTCTTTGGTAGCGCCATGACTAACTTTGGAGTCGAGTTATTTTTGAAGTACTTCCTGGACTATGCTCTCAAACCAGGTACACATAGTAGCAGTGTCGGTGAAGTTCCCCCTAGCTATCCAGAATTTTCAGGGTTTGTCTTCAAACTACAAGCTAACATGGACCCCAAGCACAGAGATCGTGTGGCTTTTGTCCGGGTCTGCACAGGTAAGTTTGAAAAAGATATGACAGTGAATCATGCTCGCACTGGCAAGGTTGTCCGTCTATCTCGACCACAAAAACTCTTTGCCCAAGAACGGGAATCCATTGATGTGGCTTATCCAGGTGATGTAATTGGTTTAAATAATCCCGGCGTTTTTGCAATTGGCGATACAATTTACACAGGGCAAAAACTTGAATATGAGGGAATTCCTTACTTTTCGCCAGAACTATTTGCCACTCTGAGAAACCCCAATCCCTCAAAATTTAAGCAGTTTCAAAAAGGCGTTTCCGAATTGAGGGAAGAGGGTGCTGTGCAAATTATGTACTCTACTGATGAAGCCAAGCGAGATCCAATTTTAGCAGCAGTCGGTCAGTTGCAATTTGAAGTGGTGCAGTTTCGCCTACAAAATGAATATGGAGTGGAAACCATATTAGATTTATTGCCCTACAGTGTTGCCCGTTGGGTTGAAGGAGGTTGGGAAGCGTTGAATCAAGTAGGACGTTTATTCAACACGACAACAGTCAAAGACAGCATGGGACGACCAGTGCTGTTATTCCGCAATGAATGGAATTGCCAACAGTTAGAGGGAGATCATCCAGAGTTAAACTTAAGCGCCATTGCCCCAGTATTTTCTAGTCAGAACACAGTTCTTTGA
- a CDS encoding M48 family metalloprotease, whose amino-acid sequence MPSHPESSLEAGLVALKEGNYYAAITQLEPIASSQNQSNTCLQAKVGLVMAYARTGESLKAIALCENLISSSNSQVQEWAKRALEHLIKSQKRHRKAKNTETGFVPVNNSSQQKPQDSIPERNIDNRYVANTGFMSIRGSRKTEASSIYWRQARRAKVWQPLRKPNLMLSTLSMLLTAGTFISLFWVLQAILRFSMGLINLILDKLPYLKPLQLLYSDPSSLILVCLLVLIGLSPWLLDWLLASFYGQQQLSKEVLNTHSREAVRVIQRTYQQRHWPVVKLRILPMAAPIMLTYGNLPHTARIVVSQGLLDQLADDEIATIYALGLGQIDRWDFMVMSLVLLVTLPFYELYQQASAWGNKESQPIWNWMATGLTCLFYGIWCLLTGTALLHSRFRLYYSDRNAAEITGNPNGLIRALLKIAIGVADDIKNQQHTCRQLESLNILAPISYQQSLSLGSMANHLPFESFFMWENFNPYRRWFTINNSHPLMGDRIQRLCQIACHWHLETELHLTGQESCPVKPQSFLLQISPWLGIPLGFVLAGLFWIIWQTAFALHLLNLKWIYDDWSFVTGFLMIGFSIGTVMRINAFFPDIKPLTLQTDYYLPNLLSDPTVLPIDSVSVRLVGKLLGRRGISNFLAQDLTLESNTGLVKLNHIPWLGQPINPQEWIGRQIIVTGWLRRGATPWIDIQTLETQTGKTINSPHPIWSTVLAVAALAWGAYIVLTAQSVPI is encoded by the coding sequence ATGCCTTCACACCCCGAATCATCTTTGGAGGCTGGTTTAGTTGCCCTCAAGGAAGGAAATTACTACGCAGCAATCACTCAACTCGAACCTATTGCTAGTAGCCAGAATCAGAGTAATACTTGCCTGCAAGCCAAAGTTGGGTTGGTGATGGCTTATGCACGCACAGGCGAATCCTTAAAAGCGATCGCTTTGTGTGAAAATCTGATATCGAGTAGTAACTCGCAAGTTCAAGAATGGGCAAAACGCGCTCTCGAACACCTAATTAAAAGCCAGAAACGGCACAGAAAAGCCAAAAACACCGAGACGGGATTTGTCCCTGTTAATAATTCCTCACAACAGAAGCCACAAGATTCCATTCCAGAAAGGAATATTGATAACAGATACGTAGCCAATACAGGCTTCATGAGTATTAGGGGAAGTAGAAAAACTGAAGCATCTAGCATTTATTGGCGGCAAGCTAGACGCGCTAAGGTATGGCAACCTTTGCGTAAGCCAAACTTAATGCTGTCAACACTTTCTATGTTGCTGACGGCAGGAACATTTATCTCCCTGTTTTGGGTGTTGCAAGCAATACTCAGATTCTCAATGGGTCTAATCAACCTGATTTTAGACAAACTGCCCTATTTAAAGCCATTACAACTTTTATATAGTGATCCTAGTTCACTTATACTAGTGTGTTTGTTAGTCTTAATCGGACTGTCTCCTTGGTTGCTAGATTGGCTACTAGCATCATTTTATGGTCAACAACAGTTGTCCAAAGAAGTCTTAAACACCCACAGTCGTGAAGCAGTCCGTGTCATTCAACGGACTTATCAACAGCGACACTGGCCTGTTGTCAAACTGCGAATTTTGCCAATGGCCGCACCAATAATGTTGACCTACGGCAATCTACCTCATACAGCCCGGATTGTCGTTAGTCAGGGTTTGTTAGATCAACTAGCTGATGACGAAATAGCGACTATTTACGCCCTTGGACTGGGGCAGATTGATAGATGGGATTTTATGGTCATGTCCTTGGTGCTGCTGGTGACACTACCGTTTTATGAATTATATCAGCAAGCCTCGGCATGGGGGAACAAAGAATCACAGCCGATCTGGAACTGGATGGCCACAGGTTTGACTTGTCTTTTTTATGGAATTTGGTGTTTACTGACTGGTACAGCATTGCTGCACTCCCGGTTTCGGCTTTATTATAGCGATCGCAACGCTGCTGAAATTACAGGAAATCCCAATGGACTAATTCGGGCTTTACTCAAAATTGCTATTGGCGTTGCTGATGATATCAAAAATCAACAACATACTTGCCGTCAATTGGAAAGTCTCAATATCCTTGCCCCAATCAGCTATCAACAAAGCCTGTCTTTGGGAAGTATGGCAAATCATCTTCCCTTTGAATCATTCTTCATGTGGGAAAACTTCAATCCCTATCGGCGATGGTTTACTATTAATAATAGCCACCCCTTAATGGGCGATCGCATTCAACGTCTCTGCCAAATAGCTTGTCATTGGCATCTAGAAACCGAACTACATCTAACTGGTCAAGAGTCCTGTCCAGTAAAGCCTCAGTCCTTCCTCTTACAAATTTCACCTTGGTTGGGAATTCCCCTCGGTTTTGTCTTAGCCGGTCTGTTTTGGATAATTTGGCAAACAGCATTTGCCCTACATTTGCTCAACCTCAAGTGGATCTATGATGATTGGTCTTTCGTCACAGGTTTCCTCATGATAGGCTTTAGCATCGGCACAGTCATGCGAATTAATGCCTTTTTTCCTGATATCAAACCTTTAACCTTGCAAACTGACTACTACCTACCCAACCTCTTAAGTGACCCCACTGTTTTACCAATTGATAGTGTTAGTGTTCGTCTTGTTGGTAAATTGTTAGGCCGTCGCGGCATAAGTAACTTTTTGGCACAAGATCTAACCCTTGAATCTAACACAGGTCTAGTGAAATTAAATCATATTCCTTGGCTGGGACAGCCAATCAACCCCCAAGAATGGATTGGTAGACAGATTATAGTCACAGGTTGGTTACGTCGAGGAGCAACACCTTGGATTGATATTCAAACTTTAGAAACTCAAACTGGCAAAACTATTAATAGTCCCCATCCGATTTGGTCTACCGTATTGGCAGTTGCTGCCCTAGCTTGGGGTGCATACATTGTGCTGACCGCTCAGTCTGTACCTATCTAA
- a CDS encoding RNA-binding protein yields MSVRLYIGNLPKEEIDRQELQAVFAAEGDAVTTKLIKDRKTGKCRGFGFLTVNNDEQADQIIEKYNGQLFKDTAIKLEKALPRTKGEEGEEQAPKPVSQATSIPTPTINKENNRREKSAKKSRRGGGVRETTSNNADSDAIRPDPRWAADLEKLKQMLAAQTTN; encoded by the coding sequence ATGTCTGTTCGCCTATATATAGGTAATTTGCCAAAAGAAGAAATAGATCGTCAAGAGTTGCAAGCAGTTTTTGCAGCTGAAGGCGATGCTGTCACCACTAAGTTAATCAAAGACCGTAAAACAGGCAAGTGCCGTGGTTTCGGTTTTCTGACGGTAAACAATGACGAACAAGCAGACCAAATTATTGAAAAGTATAATGGTCAATTGTTCAAAGACACCGCCATCAAACTAGAAAAGGCATTACCTCGTACCAAGGGTGAAGAGGGTGAGGAGCAAGCTCCTAAACCTGTTAGTCAAGCTACTAGCATTCCCACACCTACCATCAACAAAGAAAATAACCGTCGTGAAAAAAGCGCTAAGAAGTCTCGGCGTGGTGGCGGTGTACGCGAAACAACCAGCAATAATGCTGATTCAGACGCTATTCGCCCAGACCCCCGTTGGGCTGCTGATTTAGAAAAGCTGAAGCAAATGTTAGCTGCACAAACCACTAACTGA